The following are encoded in a window of Mannheimia varigena genomic DNA:
- the glmM gene encoding phosphoglucosamine mutase, which translates to MARKYFGTDGVRGEVGKFPITPEFALKLGWAAGKVLATQGTKKVLIGKDTRISGYMLESALEAGLTAAGLSAVFVGPMPTPAIAYLTRTFRAEAGIVISASHNPYYDNGIKFFSSVGEKLPDEIEEAIEAMLDQPMDCVDSANLGRASRINDAAGRYIEFCKGTFPSELSLEGYKIVVDCANGATYHIAPSVMRELGAEVIEIGTKPDGLNINEKCGATDIKSLQKVVIEAGADVGLAYDGDGDRLIMVDHLGNKVDGDQILFILAREALRSGKLQGGVVGTLMSNMSLELALKQLAIPFSRANVGDRYVLEQLKEKGWKLGGENSGHIIVLDKNTTGDGVIASLQVLAAMVSHKLSLNDLAKAVPLFPQVLLNVRFEKGAENPLESDEVKAVAAEVEKRLAGKGRILLRKSGTEPLIRVMVECEDGQLAQSCAEEIVEAVKRN; encoded by the coding sequence ATGGCTCGTAAATATTTCGGCACAGATGGTGTGCGTGGAGAAGTAGGTAAATTTCCGATTACTCCTGAATTTGCCTTAAAGCTCGGTTGGGCAGCGGGTAAAGTGTTGGCAACACAAGGCACAAAAAAGGTTCTAATCGGAAAAGATACTCGTATTTCAGGTTATATGTTGGAATCTGCACTTGAAGCGGGTTTAACTGCAGCTGGTTTATCGGCAGTATTTGTTGGTCCAATGCCTACTCCTGCGATAGCCTATTTAACCCGTACTTTTCGTGCTGAAGCAGGTATTGTGATTTCAGCTTCTCACAACCCATATTATGATAATGGGATTAAATTCTTTTCATCAGTAGGCGAAAAATTGCCTGATGAAATCGAAGAAGCGATTGAAGCAATGCTTGATCAGCCAATGGATTGTGTCGATTCAGCAAATTTAGGGCGTGCAAGCCGTATTAATGATGCTGCTGGGCGTTATATTGAATTTTGTAAAGGAACTTTTCCATCTGAATTAAGCCTTGAAGGTTATAAAATCGTAGTAGATTGTGCCAACGGTGCAACTTACCATATCGCACCAAGTGTAATGCGTGAGTTAGGTGCAGAGGTAATTGAGATTGGTACGAAGCCAGATGGTTTAAACATCAACGAAAAATGCGGAGCAACGGATATTAAATCCCTGCAAAAAGTGGTGATTGAAGCAGGAGCAGACGTTGGTTTAGCTTACGATGGTGATGGCGACCGTTTAATTATGGTTGATCATTTAGGTAATAAAGTTGATGGTGACCAAATTCTCTTTATTTTAGCCCGTGAAGCTCTTCGCTCAGGTAAATTACAAGGTGGGGTAGTTGGCACATTAATGAGTAATATGAGCTTGGAGTTAGCATTAAAACAGTTAGCGATTCCATTCTCTCGTGCGAACGTAGGTGACCGCTATGTACTAGAGCAGCTTAAAGAGAAAGGCTGGAAATTGGGTGGTGAAAACTCAGGGCATATCATTGTATTAGATAAAAATACAACAGGCGATGGAGTAATTGCCTCTCTGCAAGTATTAGCTGCAATGGTAAGCCATAAATTAAGTCTCAATGATTTAGCGAAAGCTGTACCGTTATTCCCTCAAGTTCTACTGAATGTTCGTTTTGAGAAAGGTGCGGAGAATCCCCTTGAAAGCGATGAAGTGAAAGCCGTTGCCGCTGAGGTAGAAAAACGTTTGGCAGGCAAAGGGCGTATTTTATTGCGTAAATCAGGTACTGAGCCATTAATTCGTGTAATGGTAGAATGCGAAGATGGGCAACTCGCACAAAGCTGTGCAGAAGAAATTGTTGAAGCAGTAAAACGTAATTAA
- a CDS encoding porin family protein, giving the protein MKKLTIAALTCLFSANLFAAPVGNTFTGVGVGVDVTTTKYKVDGVKGKDSTGPVIVVDYGFDQGNNFVGIVQGKAKIGSTKVFSDVKQKNKYTVAYQQGYRVGSDLLPYVKVDATSSKVGDETYRGFGFGAGAKYAVSSDVELGAEYTRDNLKRSGTKLKGNAFTANATYRF; this is encoded by the coding sequence ATGAAAAAACTAACGATTGCAGCACTTACTTGCTTATTCTCTGCAAATCTTTTCGCAGCACCTGTTGGCAACACATTTACAGGTGTAGGCGTTGGTGTTGATGTAACAACAACCAAATACAAGGTAGATGGTGTAAAAGGGAAAGACTCAACAGGCCCAGTAATTGTTGTAGATTACGGCTTTGATCAAGGTAACAACTTTGTTGGTATTGTTCAAGGCAAAGCAAAAATTGGGAGCACAAAAGTATTTAGTGATGTAAAACAAAAAAATAAATATACTGTAGCTTACCAACAAGGCTATCGTGTAGGTTCAGATTTACTTCCTTATGTAAAAGTCGACGCAACCTCTAGTAAAGTAGGCGATGAAACGTATCGTGGTTTTGGCTTTGGTGCAGGTGCAAAATATGCAGTATCAAGCGATGTTGAATTAGGCGCGGAATACACCCGTGATAACTTAAAACGCAGTGGTACGAAATTAAAAGGCAACGCATTCACTGCAAATGCTACTTACCGCTTCTAA
- the ilvA gene encoding threonine ammonia-lyase, biosynthetic, whose protein sequence is MSETKQNESVDYLRSILSSNIYDLAQVTPLQKMEKLSERLGNNVFIKREDRQPVHSFKLRGAFAMISNLSKAQKEAGVIAASAGNHAQGVALSAKHLGLRALIVMPQNTPAIKVDAVRGYGGEVLLYGANFDEAKAKAIELSTELGMTFIHPFDSPAVIAGQGTIGLELVQQKPDLDYIFIPVGGGGLIAGIAVFIKQVLPNIKVIGVESKDSACLYYALKNGQPTDLERVGLFADGIAVRRIGDETFRLCQQYVDDVVLVDNDEICASMKLIFENVRAISEPSGATSLAGLKKYVKQHQLQEKNLACILSGANVNFHTLRFVSERCEIGEKREALLAVTIPEQKGSFLTFCEILGNRAVTEFNYRHSDDQNACIFVGVRISGSAEKLEIIKELQQNGYDVTDLSDDDIAKTHIRYMVGGRAASIKNEQLYSFEFPEQKGALLKFLQMLTNWDISLFHYRAHGADYGDILAAFALNQGDEVELNQHLEQLGYRFQNVSNSPAYQYFLK, encoded by the coding sequence ATGAGTGAAACCAAACAAAACGAATCGGTAGATTATTTACGTTCGATTTTAAGCTCGAACATTTATGATCTCGCCCAAGTTACCCCTCTGCAAAAAATGGAAAAACTGTCTGAACGTTTAGGCAATAATGTGTTTATTAAACGTGAAGATCGTCAGCCTGTGCATAGTTTTAAATTGCGCGGTGCTTTTGCAATGATTTCTAATCTATCTAAAGCACAAAAAGAAGCCGGTGTGATTGCCGCTTCCGCCGGTAATCATGCTCAAGGTGTGGCACTTTCAGCAAAACATTTAGGTTTAAGAGCCCTGATTGTAATGCCACAAAATACCCCTGCAATCAAAGTTGATGCAGTGCGTGGTTATGGTGGTGAGGTATTGCTCTATGGTGCAAACTTCGATGAAGCTAAAGCAAAAGCGATTGAGCTTTCAACTGAATTGGGGATGACCTTTATTCACCCGTTTGACAGCCCAGCGGTAATTGCAGGGCAAGGCACTATCGGTTTGGAATTAGTGCAGCAAAAGCCGGACTTAGATTATATTTTCATTCCTGTTGGTGGTGGTGGATTAATTGCAGGAATTGCCGTATTCATTAAGCAAGTTTTACCAAATATTAAAGTTATTGGGGTAGAGTCTAAAGATTCCGCCTGTTTGTATTACGCATTGAAAAATGGTCAGCCAACCGATTTAGAGCGTGTGGGCTTATTTGCCGATGGTATTGCGGTTCGCCGAATTGGCGATGAAACCTTCCGCCTTTGTCAGCAATATGTTGATGATGTTGTGTTGGTGGATAATGATGAAATCTGTGCTTCAATGAAGTTAATTTTTGAAAACGTACGTGCCATTTCAGAGCCATCGGGGGCAACTTCATTGGCTGGTTTAAAAAAATATGTAAAACAGCACCAATTACAAGAAAAGAATTTAGCTTGTATCCTTTCCGGGGCGAATGTTAATTTCCATACTTTGCGTTTTGTTTCTGAGCGTTGTGAAATCGGCGAAAAACGTGAAGCATTACTGGCGGTAACCATCCCTGAACAGAAAGGCAGTTTCCTAACTTTCTGTGAGATTTTAGGTAATCGTGCGGTAACTGAATTTAACTATCGTCATTCCGATGATCAAAATGCGTGCATATTTGTTGGCGTAAGAATTTCCGGCTCGGCAGAGAAGTTAGAAATCATTAAAGAGCTACAGCAAAATGGCTATGATGTAACGGATCTGTCGGATGATGATATTGCTAAAACTCACATTCGTTATATGGTTGGTGGTAGAGCGGCCTCTATCAAAAATGAACAGCTTTATAGTTTTGAATTCCCGGAACAGAAAGGGGCGTTACTGAAATTCTTGCAAATGCTCACAAATTGGGATATTTCTTTGTTCCATTACCGTGCTCACGGGGCAGATTATGGTGATATTCTCGCTGCATTTGCACTAAATCAAGGCGATGAAGTAGAATTAAATCAACATTTAGAACAGCTTGGCTATCGTTTCCAAAATGTCAGCAATAGCCCTGCATATCAATATTTTTTGAAATAA
- the arcA gene encoding two-component system response regulator ArcA: MKIPQILIVEDELVTRNMLKSIFEGEGYQVFQASNGEEMHSVLNSQDINLVLMDINLPGKNGLILAREIRENKKLPLMFLTGRDNEIDKILGLEIGADDYITKPFNPRELTIRSRNLLQRTMPEKEHSPDNVNAEVESYHFNGWTLDLNSHTLITPEGETTKLPRSEFRALQHFCENPGKIQTREELLQKMAGRELKPHDRTVDVTIRRIRKHFEAHPSTPEMIVTIHGEGYRFCGTIES, from the coding sequence ATGAAGATCCCACAAATCTTAATTGTTGAGGATGAACTCGTTACACGTAATATGCTAAAAAGTATCTTTGAAGGAGAAGGCTATCAGGTATTTCAAGCATCAAACGGTGAGGAAATGCATTCTGTTCTCAATTCACAAGACATTAATCTCGTATTAATGGATATTAATCTACCTGGAAAAAATGGGCTCATTCTAGCTCGTGAAATTAGGGAGAATAAAAAACTTCCTCTTATGTTTTTAACTGGTCGAGATAATGAGATTGATAAAATTCTCGGTTTGGAAATTGGGGCAGATGACTATATCACTAAACCATTTAACCCTCGTGAACTAACTATTCGCTCTAGAAATTTACTGCAAAGAACAATGCCCGAAAAAGAGCATTCTCCTGATAATGTAAATGCTGAGGTTGAAAGTTATCATTTCAATGGTTGGACTCTTGATCTAAATAGCCATACACTTATTACACCAGAAGGAGAAACAACTAAATTACCTCGCAGCGAGTTCCGAGCATTACAACATTTTTGTGAAAACCCGGGTAAAATTCAAACTCGTGAAGAGTTACTACAAAAAATGGCTGGGCGTGAATTAAAGCCTCACGATAGAACGGTTGATGTAACCATTCGCCGTATTCGAAAGCATTTTGAAGCTCATCCAAGCACCCCTGAAATGATTGTTACCATTCACGGTGAAGGTTATCGTTTCTGTGGCACTATTGAATCTTAA
- the serA gene encoding phosphoglycerate dehydrogenase, with protein MAKISLDKSKIKFLLLEGVHQNAIDVLLAAGYTNIEVHKKALDGQELIDAIKDAHFIGIRSRTFLTEEVLAHASKLIAIGCFCIGTNQVDLSAAKRRGIPVFNAPFSNTRSVAELVLAEMILLMRKVPTANAEVHRGVWNKSAVGANEVRGKKLGIVGYGHIGSQLSILAEAIGMQVYFYDVENKLPLGNAQQVPTLEHLLSTCDMISLHVPEIDSTKNLMSAERIAQLKEGSVLINAARGTVVDIDALAARLEAGTLRGAAIDVFPEEPASINDPFVSPLCKFDNVILTPHIGGSTSEAQANIGTEVANKFVKYSDNGSTVTAVNFPEVSLPLHSQTKRLLHIHENRPGILNQINQVFVEENVNIAAQYLQTEPTIGYVVIDVECDNVDDALQRLKAIEGTIRARVLY; from the coding sequence ATGGCTAAAATCTCTTTGGATAAATCAAAGATCAAGTTTCTTCTGCTTGAAGGAGTGCATCAAAACGCAATTGATGTGCTACTAGCAGCAGGTTATACCAATATCGAAGTTCATAAAAAAGCACTAGATGGTCAAGAATTGATTGACGCGATCAAAGATGCTCACTTTATAGGGATTCGATCTCGTACATTTTTAACCGAAGAAGTGTTAGCTCATGCCTCTAAATTAATTGCGATTGGTTGTTTCTGTATTGGTACAAACCAAGTTGATTTAAGTGCGGCGAAAAGACGAGGTATTCCAGTATTTAATGCACCGTTCTCAAATACCCGTTCTGTGGCAGAATTAGTACTTGCAGAAATGATTTTATTAATGCGTAAAGTACCAACTGCGAATGCTGAGGTACATCGAGGGGTGTGGAATAAGTCTGCCGTTGGTGCGAATGAAGTTCGTGGTAAGAAATTAGGGATTGTGGGATATGGACATATCGGTTCACAGCTTAGTATTCTTGCAGAAGCCATTGGTATGCAGGTTTATTTCTATGATGTTGAAAATAAATTGCCACTCGGTAATGCACAGCAAGTGCCAACGTTAGAGCATCTGCTTTCAACTTGCGATATGATTTCGTTACACGTTCCAGAAATTGACTCTACTAAAAACCTAATGAGTGCAGAACGCATTGCTCAATTAAAAGAAGGGTCTGTATTGATTAATGCAGCTCGTGGTACGGTTGTGGATATTGATGCGTTAGCCGCTCGCTTAGAAGCTGGTACATTGCGTGGCGCGGCAATTGACGTATTCCCAGAAGAACCTGCTTCAATTAACGATCCGTTTGTATCGCCATTATGTAAGTTTGATAATGTGATCTTAACTCCACACATTGGCGGTTCAACCTCTGAGGCCCAGGCAAATATAGGGACGGAAGTAGCAAATAAATTTGTGAAATATTCAGATAATGGCTCTACTGTAACAGCGGTAAACTTTCCTGAGGTGTCATTGCCACTTCACAGCCAAACTAAGCGTTTATTACATATTCACGAGAATCGTCCTGGTATCTTAAACCAAATCAACCAAGTGTTTGTGGAAGAGAATGTCAATATTGCTGCTCAATATTTGCAAACAGAACCAACTATTGGTTATGTAGTAATTGATGTGGAGTGTGATAATGTTGATGATGCATTACAACGCTTAAAAGCTATTGAAGGCACAATTCGAGCTAGAGTTCTGTACTAA
- the rpiA gene encoding ribose-5-phosphate isomerase RpiA, whose amino-acid sequence MDQQEMKKIAAQAALKFVKPNTIVGVGSGSTVNCFIDALASMKDEIKGAVAASKASEERLRDIGIEVFSANEVSELDVYIDGADEITPQGAMIKGGGAALTREKIVSSLAKKFICIVDTSKQVDVLGSTFPLPVEVIPMARSYVARQLVALGGSPEYREGVVTDNGNVILDVHNFKIIEPLKMEYTINNIAGVVTNGIFAQRYANVTIVGTPEGAVILE is encoded by the coding sequence ATGGATCAACAAGAAATGAAAAAAATTGCAGCTCAAGCTGCATTAAAATTTGTAAAACCGAATACGATTGTAGGCGTTGGTAGTGGCTCAACGGTAAACTGCTTTATTGATGCTCTCGCTTCAATGAAAGATGAAATTAAAGGAGCAGTTGCCGCTTCAAAAGCCTCAGAAGAACGCCTGCGTGATATCGGCATTGAAGTGTTTAGTGCCAATGAAGTGAGTGAACTTGATGTTTATATTGACGGTGCTGATGAAATCACACCTCAAGGGGCGATGATTAAAGGCGGAGGTGCGGCTCTCACTCGTGAGAAAATCGTTAGTTCTTTGGCTAAAAAGTTTATTTGTATCGTGGATACCTCAAAACAGGTGGATGTACTGGGTTCAACTTTCCCATTACCGGTAGAAGTTATTCCAATGGCTCGCTCTTACGTTGCTCGTCAGTTAGTGGCACTTGGTGGTTCGCCGGAATATCGTGAAGGAGTAGTAACCGATAATGGCAACGTGATTTTAGATGTACATAATTTTAAAATTATCGAACCGTTGAAAATGGAGTATACAATCAATAATATTGCAGGTGTCGTTACAAATGGCATTTTCGCACAGCGTTATGCTAATGTTACTATTGTTGGCACACCTGAAGGTGCAGTTATATTAGAATAA